The Candidatus Neomarinimicrobiota bacterium genome contains the following window.
CCAGCGCCCGCTGCATACGATTGATGGCTGTAGAGCGGTCATCGCCGTGCACAATAAGCTTGGCAATGAGTGAATCGTAGTAAGGCGAAATCTGATAACCGGCATATACGTGAGTATCCATACGGACACCATTTCCGCCCGGCGCATGAAAACTATCCACCCGCTTTGGTGACGGGGCAAAGTTGTTCGCGGGATCTTCGGCGTTGATACGACATTCCAGCGCGTGGCCGCGAGGCTTGACCGAAGCGAGATAAGCCGGGATTTCATCTCCGGCGGCAACCTTGATCTGCATCTTAAGCAAATCCTTCCCGATCACCATTTCGGTTACTGGGTGCTCCACCTGAATACGCGTATTCATCTCCATAAAATAGAACTCTCTGGTGGCGTCATCAAACAGGAATTCCACGGTACCCGCACCTACATAATCAATCAATTTTGCTCCTCGGACGGCCATTTCTCCCATCATTTTTCTTAGATCATCATCGATGACTGGCGAAGGAGATTCCTCAACAAGTTTCTGATGTCTGCGTTGAATGGAACATTCACGCTCTCCAAAATGAATAATGTTTCCGTGCTGATCACCGAAAATTTGAAATTCAATATGACGCGGCCCCTCTATATATTTTTCGAGATAGAGTGCACCGTTGTTGAACGCTTTTTCAGCTTCTGCGTTAGCCATGGTGAATGCTTTTTCCAGTTCTTCTCCACTATGTACGATTCTCATCCCTTTGCCGCCGCCCCCCGCCGACGCTTTCAGTATAACGGGATAGCCAATTTCATCGGCCGCTATCCCGGCAGCACCCACGTCTACCAACACACCATCACTACCCGGAATGACGGGGACACCGGCCTTTTTCATGGTCGCTTTGGCGGACGCCTTATCTCCCATTGACTGAATGACCTCAGCACTCGGACCTATGAATATAAAACCGTTGTCACTGCAGATCTGGGCAAACTCGGGGTTTTCAGCAAGGAAACCGTAACCGGGATGAATTGCATCGCTGCCGGTGACCTCGGCGGCGCTGATGATCTGCGGTATATTGAGATAACTTTCCTGACTCTGCGGGGGACCTATACATACTGCTTCGTCAGCAAACCGGACATGAAGGGAAAGCTCATCAGCCGTCGAATAGACTGCCACCGTAGGAATGCCCAGTTCATGGCACGCTCTGACAGCTCTCAGCGCAATTTCTCCCCGGTTGGCGATAAGAATCTTGTTCATCTCTGATCGGCAGTCAATTCAGCTGATAATGGACAGCTCCATCGGTATAAATTACGCCAACGATTATCTCGTCGAAGAACGGGTGTAGGAACTCAGAGGATGAGACAACTAGTCGGGAGTTATGATGAAGATAGGCTGACCGTACTCCACCGGCTTAGCATTCTGCACAAGAACCCTGTCGATCCGACCGGTGATATCGGACTCGATTTCATTCATTATCTTCATAGCCTCAATGATACAAAGTATCTGTCCAGCGCTGACATGATCGCCCACATTTACGAATGGTGGCGACTCCGGTGAAGAGGCTGCATAGAACGTCCCCACCATTGGCGCCGTTATCTCTACACCTCCCGATTCTTCTTTCCCGGCCTCCGGTGACACTTCTTGAGTAGGCTCAGTCTCTGGTACAGTATTCTCCACCGTCACCGTAGAGGGTTGAGTCACTGAAGCCGAATCGGCAAAAGCATCAGCACCTTTGGATACCCGGAACTTCCGTCCCCAGAAATTGACTTCTATCTCATTAACATCCGAGGCCTCGAGCATCTCGATGATCCTCTGCAGTTTATCCTGCCACATACTATTTAACACGTTCCACATATTCTCCAGTTCGCGTATCGATTTTAAGTACATCCCCTTCATCCACAAACAGAGGGACCGTGGCAATGTGTCCCGTTTCTAGTTCAACAGGTTTTGTACCTCCCGTAGCTGTGTTACCCCTCACACCGGGATCAGATTTTTTTACTGCCAACTCCACGAAAACCGGCGTTTTAACTCCAATAATCTCATCGTCAATTGAATCAATTGCCAAGCTCATTCCCTCTTTCATGAACGGCAGTTCGTCAATCATCATACCATGAGAGACGTTAATCTGCTCAAAGGACTCAAGATCCATAAAGATGGCCGATTCTCCTTCGTTGTAAAGGTATTGCATCTCTTTCGAATCGAGCCGCAGTGGCTTGATTTTTTCACCTGCCCGAAACGTGGTATCGATCACCTGGCCAGTAATGATATTCTTAAGCTTTGTTCTTACGAATGCGCCTCCCTTTCCCGGTTTGACGTGGAGAAAAGAGATGATTTTCATCCGCTGACCTTTATGATCTATCACCATCCCGTTTCTAATATTTGCTGTCGTCGCCATAAGCAAACAAATCCTTTTCGTAAATCAGCTTTTCAATTTACAATAGTGCTTATGACGAAACAATTGTTAGTTCCCACTTCTCCGTCGGGAGACACGCCAATCGAACCCGTCAAAGGATCCTGAAAGATTCAATTCCAGGCACCCAAAAACAACATCTGTATCTTGGCCCGGCAGGAGCCTAAATATAGTATTGTCATGCGGATAAATGATTATTCGATAAGTACAATTCTGATGCAACAAACAAAAAGGCGGGACAGTGCCCGCCTTACGGCAATTGGATTACCGATATGTTTTGCGCCGATCAGATAACTTTGTAAACCAGCGCCGCGACCGAAAGGATAAGTGCAATAAAAATCAGTGACACGCCTATGTTGCCATTCTTGATTTCCTGCCACTCATCAATGTCGGTAGACATCCAGTCAAAAACCTTGATCGCGAGACCTATGCCGAGTGAGAAGCCAAGGGCTGCCACAACTGACCAGCCGATAGCTCGCAGATAGCTCATTAAAACCGATTGAAGACCAAATGGATCCATATTCCCTCCTATCTTATGCTAGAGATATTTGACTGCTCGGTTTCCCAGATTATTCTGGCAAACTGAGCAGAATTGATCTTTCCGGAAAGTAACTCTTTCACATCTTTCTTTTCAGCAGTCGTCACCATTCTTAAACCTTCACCAAGCGGAACGTCAATAGTAACAAATACATTATCAGGCTCAAAGCCTGTTTTCATGGCTTCTCCAGCTGCAATAAATCCTACCAGCATAACCATCTCGAAATTGTTCCGATTACTCTTCAGCGTAATGTAGAAAGCCTGCTTTCCCTTCGCGTCTGCAATAACTTTCATATCATCTTGAGACGTTTCTATTCTATAGTTCTTAGCAGTTCTTATCACGCGCTGGAAGTACTTGGTGTTGGCCCAAATTGAAGAAGTAAAGATCAGAAAAATAATGGTGCCCGCGAATATCCGTTTCAACCTAAAATGTCTCCATGTCTAATTAAGCTTTGCGAATTTAATCCGTTTGTTCTCATTTATCCAATTAATTTTCCCTGTAAGACAGGAAATCGGCACTGCTTACTGACTGCCGTGGACGAGTTTACCTTTTTTAATAACCGACCGCACCCGATTATCAGCGATGTAGTACGGAATTTCCTCCAGACTGTTAATATTCCAGAGAATGATATCAGCCTGTTTCCCGGGAAGAATCGAACCCAAGACGTCTTCTCTCCCCAATGATTTTGCCGCGCCGTATGTAGCGCTACTGAAAGCCTCAGTGACAGTCATACCCATGTACAGACAAGCCAGCGACATCACAAACGGCATGGACTGTATCATGGAGCTGCCCGGATTATAGTCTGTAGCAACAGCCACCTCCACTCCCGCTTTTATGAATCGTCTGGCAGGAGCATATGCTGACTTTCCGAGGAAGAAAGTTGTCCCGGGAAGCAGAGTCGCGACAACACCGGCTTGCGCCATGTCTGAGATCGCTTCCTCTGAGACATGCATCAGGTGATCAGCTGATGAAACCTTTAACTCAGCGGCCAGCGAGGCGGCCCCGGAATCCTTGAACTCATCAGCATGCAGGCGCAGCTTCATGCCGTACTCTCTCGCCGCCGTCAAAATCCGTCTCGAGCTGGAAACATCAAACCATCCATCCTCACAAAAAACGTCGCAAAACTCAGCAACTGCCTGCTCAGCAACGGCAGGAATCATCTCTTGGCAGATGAGATCAATGTATGCCTCTTTATTATCGCTGAACTCTTCGGGAAAATCGTGGGCGCCCAGGAAAGTTGGGATAATGTCTACTTCGACTTCTTCAGCTACGCTTGAGAGAACAGATAGCGATTTCAGCTCCGATTCAGTAGAAAGACCGTAGCCGCTCTTCGCTTCCACCGTTGTCGTTCCGAGAGACAGAAACCTCTCCATTCGCCTCTTTACAGCCTCAACGAGCTGGACTTCATCCATCTCCCTAAAACTCCGGACACTTGACATGATGCCGCCGGCGTCAGCAGCGATCTCTTGGTACGTCTTTCCGGCTACGCGTTGCGAAAATTCTTCGGCACGGGATGCCGCAAAAATGGGATGAGTGTGACAATCGACAAAGCCGGGCGTTACCAGTGCACCCTCCGCGTCTAGCTCTTTATCAGCTGGGGTGAGATCTAATCCGACAGAAGTGATAAGACCATTCTCACATTCAACTTCCACTCCTGCCGACCTTTCTACTTTGCCCTTCTCAGGATTGAACGTGGCTAATTGACCGATATTGATGATTTTCAGACTCATCCGTCTATTCTAATGCTTTCACCGTTATCAATAATCTTGCTCCCGTAGAACGTGCCGTACAACGGAAATATGAATAACTTCTCACTGATCCTCGAGCATGGGAATCTGTATCTTCCACTTGCGGGCATTGTCGCGCGCCAGCCCGTACCCTGCATCCGCATGCCGGACTACACCGATGCCAGGATCATTATTCAGCACCCTCTCAAGGCGACCCGCCATTTCGGGTGTGCCGTCGGCAACGATCACCTGACCAGCATGAATGGCAAGCCCCATCCCAACGCCGCCACCGTGGTGTACCGAAACCCAGCTGGCTCCGCTGGCTACATTGAGAAGAGCATTCAAAACAGGCCAGTCTGCGATTGCGTCGCTGCCGTCCTTCATCCCTTCTGTCTCCCGGTAAGGAGAGGCGACAGAGCCGGTATCGAGATGATCCCTGCCGATGACGATAGGAGCTTTTACTTCGCCCGAGGCAACTAACTCATTCATGGCCAGCCCGAGCTTCGCCCGGTCACCGTAACCAAGCCAGCAGATCCGGGCGGGAAGACCTTGAAATTTTACTTTCTCATGAGCCAGCTCAATCCAGCGGCAGAGCGCCTTATCTTGAGGAAAAAGTTCTACCACCTTCTCATCAGTTCTGGCTATATCCTCTGGATCGCCCGATAAAGCCACCCAGCGGAATGGTCCCTTGCCGTCGCAAAAAAGAGGTCTGATATAAGCAGGTACAAATCCGGGATAGGCGAATGCATCATCATAACCGCCTTTCAGCGCCTGCCCTCTCAGATTGTTGCCGTAGTCAAACACAACTGCCCCCCGTGACTGCATCTCCACCATCGCCCTGCAGTGCTGAACCATCGATTGATAGGAAAGGTGTATATATTTGTCCGGATTGTTCTTTCTGACCGTTTCTACCATGTCAAATGGAATTTCATTGGGCACATAACCGTAAAGTTCGTCGTGGGCTGATGTCTGATCCGTTACCATATCCGGGATTACGTCCTGTTTCAGGAATGCAGGAAATATATCGGCTGCGTTACCTAAGAGACCTATCGATTGGGGTTTTCCCTTATCTTGGAATTTTCGTGCAATGTTAAGTGCCCCATCGAGTGATTCCACCATAACATCGAGGTAGCCCGTTTCAACCCGGCGCTGAATTCTTAGCGGATCTATCTCAACTGCTATCATGACCGCTTCATTCATAGTAGCCGCAAGCGGTTGAGCTCCGCCCATCCCTCCAAGGCCCGCGGTCAGAATCAAACGTCCCCTCAAATCGTCATTGAAATGTCTGTTCGCCGCCGCTGTAAACGTCTCGTAGGTACCCTGAAGAATCCCTTGAGTACCGATATAGATCCAGCTGCCAGCCGTCATCTGACCGTACATCATGAGCCCTAACTTGTCCAGTTCACGAAAGGTTTCCCAGTCAGCCCAATTGGGAACGAGCATGGAGTTCGAGATCAGGACGCGCGGTGAATATGGGTGAGTTCTAAATATACCAACCGGCTTCCCCGATTGGATCAGAAGCGACTCATCATGATCAAGATTCTTTAACGATGCGAGTATCGCGTCGAAGCAGTCCCAATTTCTGGCCGCCTTGCCCATTCCGCCATAGACAATAAGTTCGTCCGGCTTCTCAGCAACATCAGGATCGAGATTATTCTGGATCATCCGGTAGGCAGCTTCCTGCTGCCACCCTTTGCAGCTCAGATGAGTACCTGTCGCTGCGTGGACTATGCGCGGTTCAGACATAACTTCCAGGTGAATTTAGATGGCACCGTCAATACAATCAATATTACATGTCGAGCTACTCTCACTTGAACTCCATAAGAATTACTCTTCCTTAACATTCACCATCTCTTCTACGATAGGAAGGTAATAATTCAGGTCATCCTTGCGACTGTCGTAGGAAAAAAGTGATATCCCCTGGAACCCCGTCACTCGCGAATAGTGTATCTTGTCTCTGGAATCGAGTGAACTCTGATTGAAAACGCTAATACCCATAATGATGCCGGGCCAGTATTTGTTCGGAACAACCTCATATATATCATCAATCACACTTGCAAATCCACGGATATCACTTGCATAATTCATCGGTACAACATAATCCACCAATCCTTCTGTCAGCCACTTATCCCATTCCTGGAAATAGCGATCCCGCGCCTGTTTCGGATTCGGCTTCACGGCGGCTGTCAGAAGACATCCAGGATTCATGTTCAGAATTATAACACTGCAACGCTTGACAAAGTCTGTCACCATCTCGCGCCGGAACTGATCCCACTCTTGCATCAGTTTGCGTGTCTCTTCGTTCCAGACTGGGTCCATGCCGTAGCCAGACGAGGTGAAGAGCTTCAAGGGATCGACACCGCTCCGGCGCTCGAACTCAATCCTCGCTGCAATATTATAGCCAAAATCACTGTCTCCGTAACGGATGTAGTCGAGATGGATACCATCGATCTCGTATTCGGTCAGCACCTCTCTTATCACCTTCACAAGATGGTTAGTGACACCGGGATGAGCGGGAGAAAGAAACCGTAGCGTATTGCCATTGCCGTTGGAGCTGTTGGCAGCAGATGTCGACTTACCGAGAGATGTTTTATCGATCCATTCAGGAAACTGGTTATATACATGCTGCTCATCTTCCGGCAGGTGATCTGATGACCAGATCAGATAAACATTGAGCCAGGCGTGAATCTTGAGGCCCAAATCGTGACCCCGCAACA
Protein-coding sequences here:
- the accC gene encoding acetyl-CoA carboxylase biotin carboxylase subunit, which gives rise to MNKILIANRGEIALRAVRACHELGIPTVAVYSTADELSLHVRFADEAVCIGPPQSQESYLNIPQIISAAEVTGSDAIHPGYGFLAENPEFAQICSDNGFIFIGPSAEVIQSMGDKASAKATMKKAGVPVIPGSDGVLVDVGAAGIAADEIGYPVILKASAGGGGKGMRIVHSGEELEKAFTMANAEAEKAFNNGALYLEKYIEGPRHIEFQIFGDQHGNIIHFGERECSIQRRHQKLVEESPSPVIDDDLRKMMGEMAVRGAKLIDYVGAGTVEFLFDDATREFYFMEMNTRIQVEHPVTEMVIGKDLLKMQIKVAAGDEIPAYLASVKPRGHALECRINAEDPANNFAPSPKRVDSFHAPGGNGVRMDTHVYAGYQISPYYDSLIAKLIVHGDDRSTAINRMQRALEETIIEGPHTTIPYHQAIMRDKRFRDGAIDTSFIESFDYSPEEGY
- the accB gene encoding acetyl-CoA carboxylase biotin carboxyl carrier protein gives rise to the protein MWNVLNSMWQDKLQRIIEMLEASDVNEIEVNFWGRKFRVSKGADAFADSASVTQPSTVTVENTVPETEPTQEVSPEAGKEESGGVEITAPMVGTFYAASSPESPPFVNVGDHVSAGQILCIIEAMKIMNEIESDITGRIDRVLVQNAKPVEYGQPIFIITPD
- the efp gene encoding elongation factor P, with product MATTANIRNGMVIDHKGQRMKIISFLHVKPGKGGAFVRTKLKNIITGQVIDTTFRAGEKIKPLRLDSKEMQYLYNEGESAIFMDLESFEQINVSHGMMIDELPFMKEGMSLAIDSIDDEIIGVKTPVFVELAVKKSDPGVRGNTATGGTKPVELETGHIATVPLFVDEGDVLKIDTRTGEYVERVK
- a CDS encoding DUF350 domain-containing protein, translated to MDPFGLQSVLMSYLRAIGWSVVAALGFSLGIGLAIKVFDWMSTDIDEWQEIKNGNIGVSLIFIALILSVAALVYKVI
- the hutI gene encoding imidazolonepropionase, which gives rise to MSLKIINIGQLATFNPEKGKVERSAGVEVECENGLITSVGLDLTPADKELDAEGALVTPGFVDCHTHPIFAASRAEEFSQRVAGKTYQEIAADAGGIMSSVRSFREMDEVQLVEAVKRRMERFLSLGTTTVEAKSGYGLSTESELKSLSVLSSVAEEVEVDIIPTFLGAHDFPEEFSDNKEAYIDLICQEMIPAVAEQAVAEFCDVFCEDGWFDVSSSRRILTAAREYGMKLRLHADEFKDSGAASLAAELKVSSADHLMHVSEEAISDMAQAGVVATLLPGTTFFLGKSAYAPARRFIKAGVEVAVATDYNPGSSMIQSMPFVMSLACLYMGMTVTEAFSSATYGAAKSLGREDVLGSILPGKQADIILWNINSLEEIPYYIADNRVRSVIKKGKLVHGSQ
- the hutU gene encoding urocanate hydratase — translated: MSEPRIVHAATGTHLSCKGWQQEAAYRMIQNNLDPDVAEKPDELIVYGGMGKAARNWDCFDAILASLKNLDHDESLLIQSGKPVGIFRTHPYSPRVLISNSMLVPNWADWETFRELDKLGLMMYGQMTAGSWIYIGTQGILQGTYETFTAAANRHFNDDLRGRLILTAGLGGMGGAQPLAATMNEAVMIAVEIDPLRIQRRVETGYLDVMVESLDGALNIARKFQDKGKPQSIGLLGNAADIFPAFLKQDVIPDMVTDQTSAHDELYGYVPNEIPFDMVETVRKNNPDKYIHLSYQSMVQHCRAMVEMQSRGAVVFDYGNNLRGQALKGGYDDAFAYPGFVPAYIRPLFCDGKGPFRWVALSGDPEDIARTDEKVVELFPQDKALCRWIELAHEKVKFQGLPARICWLGYGDRAKLGLAMNELVASGEVKAPIVIGRDHLDTGSVASPYRETEGMKDGSDAIADWPVLNALLNVASGASWVSVHHGGGVGMGLAIHAGQVIVADGTPEMAGRLERVLNNDPGIGVVRHADAGYGLARDNARKWKIQIPMLEDQ
- a CDS encoding family 10 glycosylhydrolase, which gives rise to MRDVSKATLKVAFFCFTGLQFLQTQPLSKLDFRGIWVVRSSLTSQEDVDRALRFAKAHQFNNVFVQMRGRGDAFYNSHVVKKSQLVKDPQFDPLEYAVLRGHDLGLKIHAWLNVYLIWSSDHLPEDEQHVYNQFPEWIDKTSLGKSTSAANSSNGNGNTLRFLSPAHPGVTNHLVKVIREVLTEYEIDGIHLDYIRYGDSDFGYNIAARIEFERRSGVDPLKLFTSSGYGMDPVWNEETRKLMQEWDQFRREMVTDFVKRCSVIILNMNPGCLLTAAVKPNPKQARDRYFQEWDKWLTEGLVDYVVPMNYASDIRGFASVIDDIYEVVPNKYWPGIIMGISVFNQSSLDSRDKIHYSRVTGFQGISLFSYDSRKDDLNYYLPIVEEMVNVKEE